TTCCACAGCACAATTTTCTTACCTTGCAACACATCTGCCGCTCGTAAATACAAGCCCGCACAATATACAAATAGAACAACAAACGAACCGATTACTTTCGTATCATACCAATGGAAATTATCCAATTTTGTATATCCCCATATGCATCCTAATATAATTGCTAATAAGAAAAACGGAACAGAAAATAAATTTAATCCGTAAGACATAGATTCAAGCTTCGGCAAATTTCCTAACCTTCTTAATCTCGCATTCCATTTTTTCTTTTTTAATAGCCGATATTGCAATAAATACATAATAGAAAAAATGAACGATACAGTAAACGTTGCATAAGAAATAATCGCCATACCGACATGCACGTATACAAGCTCTGAAACTAATTGCTCTGCAAGTACTGGCGACATCTTTCCGAGTGGTGTAAAAATAGAAAAAGCGCTTACGCCAAATGCTACAACATTTGTAAAAAAGACTAAAAAGTCAATGCGCATAAATCGATTAATGACTAATGACATCGTAATCAATAACCAAACATAAAAATAAATCCCTGACAATAAAGTTAAAATAGGATTCGTTTCTGAATCTGTAGCCCTAAGCAACATAAAGATAGACTGCAATACCCATACAATCGCAAGTAACCAAAAAGCAAATCGGTTCGCCTTTCGGTTACTTTGGAAATAATCTATAAAATATAAACTAATGCTACAAGCATATAAAATAATTGCAATATGATAAATAATACTGTTATTTAAAAA
This genomic interval from Bacillus cereus contains the following:
- a CDS encoding cytochrome c biogenesis protein encodes the protein MSFLNNSIIYHIAIILYACSISLYFIDYFQSNRKANRFAFWLLAIVWVLQSIFMLLRATDSETNPILTLLSGIYFYVWLLITMSLVINRFMRIDFLVFFTNVVAFGVSAFSIFTPLGKMSPVLAEQLVSELVYVHVGMAIISYATFTVSFIFSIMYLLQYRLLKKKKWNARLRRLGNLPKLESMSYGLNLFSVPFFLLAIILGCIWGYTKLDNFHWYDTKVIGSFVVLFVYCAGLYLRAADVLQGKKIVLWNVGAFLVMLVNIFLLSSLSNFHFWYL